The following coding sequences lie in one Aspergillus luchuensis IFO 4308 DNA, chromosome 8, nearly complete sequence genomic window:
- a CDS encoding terpene synthase family protein (COG:S;~EggNog:ENOG410PXII;~InterPro:IPR008949;~PFAM:PF19086) produces the protein MLSGFFEAMGKPWILPSILKSITGTPPPCTEGNREKSTSPLIRSIHYAFDPVPADHDVPTSSDFFPHLRECLQHPPHDECVYIQPTDLRVPWPTSFPAAVQCKHWREVEQSARELLDEIVSEIQKEAQSRSQSQDKSGGRLLSTQLGASPDALPQKKLHEVLETAVTGTIYMFPAANVARARIMAKAILLIFLHDDVVEAHDGSDAGETFLDLLLQSDRLPQTPPPEGDAEPGLPWRQRILREFVKEVLTEDPISGLELLQGLKIWSQHTRSHILKDQDQMANYTNLQDYVEYRMDDLAADFDHAAIHFTTNVHPTATEIAGLSTIRRLYLIHASLTNDLYSYAKELHDLNTRGCTMINSVRVLQNNMMVGDNTAKGILRRILLDVERQLHVEQQRLRMDAATTETQNIIAQAVVQSLAGNLFYSATTYRYARVVEGAKLE, from the exons ATGCTATCAG GGTTCTTTGAAGCCATGGGCAAGCCATGGATCCTGCCCAGCATCCTCAAATCCATTACAGGAACACCTCCCCCGTGCACAGAAGGCAATCGGGAAAAGTCAACAAGCCCCCTAATCCGGTCTATCCACTATGCCTTCGACCCCGTTCCCGCCGATCACGACGTCCCCACCTCATCCGACTTCTTCCCTCACCTCCGCGAATgcctccaacaccccccaCACGACGAATGCGTCTACATCCAGCCCACAGACCTCCGAGTCCCATGGCCAACCTCCTTCCCTGCAGCTGTACAATGCAAGCACTGGCGGGAAGTCGAGCAATCCGCCCGCGAACTGTTGGACGAGATTGTCTCCGAGATACAGAAAGAGGCCCAGAGCCGCTCACAAAGTCAAGATAAGAGTGGTGGTCGTCTCTTAAGTACACAGCTTGGAGCATCGCCAGATGCTCTTCCACAGAAGAAGTTGCATGAGGTGCTTGAGACGGCGGTGACGGGGACTATTTATATGTTTCCGGCAGCGAATGTGGCGCGTGCGAGGATCATGGCTAAGGCCATTTTGTTGATTTTTCTGCATGATG ATGTGGTGGAGGCACATGACGGATCTGATGCT GGAGAAACCTTTCTGGATCTACTTCTACAATCGGACCGGCTACCGCAAACACCCCCGCCGGAAGGAGATGCTGAGCCCGGTCTCCCCTGGAGACAACGTATTCTGCGCGAATTCGTAAAAGAAGTCTTGACCGAAGATCCTATCTCAGGACTGGAGCTCCTCCAGGGCTTGAAGATCTGGTCTCAACATACCCGCTCGCATATCCTGAAAGACCAAGACCAAATGGCAAACTACACAAATCTCCAAGACTATGTAGAATACCGCATGGATGATCTCGCCGCTGA TTTTGACCACGCCGCCATACATTTCACTACAAACGTCCACCCTACCGCGACCGAAATCGCCggcctctccaccatccgcCGTCTATACCTCATTCACGCCTCCTTAACCAACGACCTATACAGCTATGCCAAGGAGCTCCATGACCTAAACACCCGCGGCTGCACCATGATTAACAGCGTCCGTGTGCTGCAAAATAACATGATGGTCGGGGATAACACGGCGAAGGGAATCCTGCGCCGCATTCTACTCGATGTGGAGCGTCAGTTGCATGTTGAGCAGCAGCGGCTGAGGATGGATGCGGCGACTACAGAAACGCAGAATATCATTGCTCAGGCGGTGGTGCAGAGCTTGGCTGGGAATTTGTTCTATTCTGCTACTACGTATCGGTATGCGAGGGTTGTGGAGGGGGCGAAGTTGGAGTAG